The Gimibacter soli genome includes a region encoding these proteins:
- a CDS encoding esterase/lipase family protein yields the protein MIFALSRRALLTAAVSLLAGCGPLTLQHRPEPKPRLMVVETAVAIPDSQEAAACEKAASAAPSESVGHALRLWCGGEAQAESLRYLARLAYERGKRRFRPELQIAPNIRIVTETQADATYLLAEDYGVDGTPAIGVLPGLGMPLVRQRDNSDEHFPNYPPEGMYDAVAMVADPTLDADGGLLIRLYEETEPALHRRGYADASGQAYLQLLELVAASRQQIDREIRKGLANPAGMTGHPDGIYLIEPYDPGRIPVLLIHGLKSSPLIWRDLTLGILSDSDLHARYQVWHAFYPTGVPSFYTASRLRRALNELLDRNDPAGADMPRRHMAVIGHSMGGIIARILSTDAGSALWDITFTVPPEELAVDPAHLQTWKEIMMPRREPGIGFVGFINTPHRGSAIADGVIGRIGSALISIPSEFRQIFAGESEFEAQVTPDMAPYIARRGSSSVGALSPRHPMVQKLSELPLPEGATVVSVIGVKKGADCVVDPDCTATDGVVSYESAHVAGADELVVRSGHDSFRKPETLDFVLDHLRRWPPEAGD from the coding sequence ATGATATTCGCGCTTTCCCGTCGTGCCTTGCTGACAGCGGCTGTTTCGCTGCTTGCCGGTTGCGGGCCGCTGACGCTGCAGCACAGGCCAGAGCCGAAGCCGCGGCTGATGGTGGTGGAAACGGCAGTTGCCATTCCAGACAGCCAAGAAGCCGCAGCGTGCGAAAAAGCCGCAAGTGCGGCGCCATCGGAATCAGTAGGGCACGCCCTGCGCCTCTGGTGCGGGGGCGAAGCGCAAGCGGAAAGCCTTCGCTATCTCGCGCGGCTCGCCTATGAGCGCGGCAAACGCCGGTTCCGGCCCGAGCTTCAGATCGCCCCCAATATCCGCATCGTGACCGAGACGCAGGCGGACGCCACGTATCTCTTGGCCGAAGATTATGGGGTCGATGGCACCCCGGCTATCGGTGTGTTGCCGGGCCTTGGCATGCCGCTGGTGCGCCAGCGCGATAATAGCGACGAACACTTCCCCAATTATCCGCCTGAAGGCATGTATGATGCTGTGGCCATGGTGGCCGATCCAACGCTCGATGCGGATGGTGGCCTCCTGATTCGGCTTTACGAGGAAACCGAACCTGCGCTGCACCGGCGTGGCTATGCGGATGCCAGCGGGCAGGCCTATCTCCAGCTTCTGGAACTGGTTGCGGCCTCGCGGCAACAGATCGACCGTGAAATCCGCAAGGGGCTGGCGAACCCTGCCGGCATGACCGGGCACCCGGATGGCATTTACCTGATCGAGCCCTATGACCCGGGCCGTATCCCCGTACTCCTGATCCACGGGCTGAAATCGAGCCCGCTCATCTGGCGGGATCTGACGCTCGGCATCCTGTCGGATTCGGACCTGCATGCCCGCTATCAGGTGTGGCATGCTTTCTATCCGACCGGAGTGCCGTCTTTCTACACTGCCTCACGCCTGCGTCGGGCGCTGAATGAGCTTCTGGACCGGAATGATCCGGCAGGGGCCGACATGCCACGGCGCCATATGGCGGTGATCGGCCACAGCATGGGCGGGATCATCGCCCGCATCCTTTCCACAGATGCCGGCAGCGCGCTTTGGGACATCACCTTCACAGTACCGCCCGAAGAACTGGCGGTGGACCCGGCACATCTGCAGACATGGAAGGAAATCATGATGCCCCGGCGCGAGCCCGGCATCGGCTTTGTCGGCTTCATCAATACGCCGCACCGGGGCAGCGCGATTGCGGATGGTGTTATCGGCCGGATCGGCTCGGCGCTGATTTCCATCCCGAGCGAGTTTCGGCAGATTTTTGCGGGAGAATCCGAATTTGAAGCGCAGGTGACCCCCGACATGGCACCCTATATCGCGCGGCGGGGCTCCAGCAGCGTGGGGGCGCTCAGTCCCCGTCATCCGATGGTGCAGAAGCTGTCGGAATTGCCATTGCCCGAAGGCGCGACGGTAGTTTCCGTGATCGGTGTCAAGAAGGGGGCTGACTGTGTGGTCGATCCGGACTGCACGGCTACGGACGGGGTGGTGTCCTATGAAAGCGCACATGTAGCAGGTGCGGACGAACTGGTTGTCCGCTCGGGCCACGACAGTTTCCGCAAACCCGAAACGCTCGACTTCGTTCTGGATCATCTTCGCCGCTGGCCGCCGGAAGCGGGCGACTGA
- a CDS encoding DUF2218 domain-containing protein — translation MTHASKADVPTPNASRYLQQLCKHWGHNLAVEFTREAGTVTFPRDARGADWPGDARLTLAANADTLTCHLAASADAQLEALQGTVERHINRFAFREGELAFDWQQSQ, via the coding sequence ATGACACACGCATCGAAAGCCGATGTCCCCACCCCCAATGCCAGCCGTTACCTGCAGCAGCTGTGCAAGCACTGGGGCCATAATCTGGCGGTGGAATTTACCCGCGAGGCCGGCACTGTCACCTTCCCCCGGGACGCCCGCGGGGCCGACTGGCCGGGAGACGCGCGGCTCACGCTTGCGGCCAATGCCGACACACTGACCTGCCATCTGGCAGCAAGTGCGGACGCGCAACTTGAAGCCCTGCAGGGCACGGTGGAGCGGCATATCAATCGCTTCGCCTTCCGCGAAGGCGAGCTCGCTTTCGACTGGCAGCAGAGCCAATAG
- a CDS encoding PadR family transcriptional regulator: protein MRHRQHRFAHGPNRHDEARDDDLFHEGHEHRHRHGPGYGRRRILDSAELRLVLLKLIAEEPCHGYDLIQAVGTLTSSAYAPSPGVVYPALSMLEDTGLIDPVQSEGAKKAFAITNAGETELAEKADMAEAIFQKLSSLTPAEEMPDAAPVKRAMNNLRFALRTALHRTGARKDLAHDIATILDTAAQQIERLE, encoded by the coding sequence ATGAGACACAGACAGCACAGATTCGCCCATGGCCCGAACCGTCACGACGAAGCGAGGGACGACGATCTTTTCCATGAAGGTCATGAACACCGGCACCGCCATGGTCCCGGCTACGGTCGGCGCCGCATCCTGGATTCCGCCGAGCTGCGGCTTGTCCTCCTCAAGCTGATCGCCGAGGAACCCTGTCATGGTTACGACCTGATCCAGGCGGTGGGGACGCTGACCTCCAGCGCCTATGCACCGAGCCCCGGTGTGGTTTACCCCGCGCTTTCGATGCTGGAAGACACCGGGCTGATCGATCCCGTCCAGTCCGAAGGGGCGAAGAAGGCGTTTGCCATCACCAATGCGGGCGAGACGGAACTCGCCGAGAAAGCGGACATGGCGGAAGCCATCTTCCAGAAGCTTTCGTCGCTGACCCCGGCTGAGGAAATGCCCGACGCCGCCCCCGTGAAGCGCGCCATGAACAACCTGCGTTTTGCGCTGCGCACTGCGCTGCACCGGACGGGTGCCCGCAAGGATCTGGCCCACGATATCGCCACCATCCTTGATACGGCGGCCCAGCAGATCGAGCGGCTGGAATAA
- a CDS encoding leucyl aminopeptidase family protein encodes MPAPIECLAPFDKTLDATPIYLVSPADLANGKRLPVGAREWAATVGFKAGEDSVCLVPGPKGSVKAVLVGLGARDAKALDPFVIAAVPAAVPAGTYKLATAGRTFAETAALGWCLAQYGFDRYKAANGKTPVVLMLPDGADPVPVWQEAEAVTLVRDLVNTPAEDMGPDALQDAAEELAEEFGAAISTLVGEELLDENYPMIHAVGRAAEAGRAPRLIDMTWGDEDAPKVTLVGKGVCFDTGGLDLKTASGMRLMKKDMGGAAHALGLARLIMSRNLPVCLRVLVPAVENSVSGSSFRPGDVFPTRKGLSVEIGNTDAEGRLVLSDALTAASEETPDILIDFATLTGAARVALGPELPPAYANDEGVWKALEKASGDVRDPMWRMPLHTGYRDDLDSPIADLCNSSESGFAGSITAALFLQRFVGEGLPWLHFDIYAWNAKPRPGRPKGGEAQVIRAMLRYLEDRFGA; translated from the coding sequence ATGCCCGCCCCCATCGAATGCCTCGCCCCGTTTGACAAGACGCTGGACGCCACGCCGATCTATCTGGTGTCGCCCGCCGATCTCGCGAACGGGAAACGCCTGCCGGTAGGCGCGCGCGAATGGGCGGCGACGGTCGGTTTCAAGGCGGGGGAAGACAGCGTCTGCCTCGTGCCCGGCCCGAAGGGCAGTGTGAAGGCGGTGCTCGTGGGGCTTGGCGCCCGTGACGCCAAGGCGCTTGATCCCTTCGTGATCGCAGCTGTCCCGGCGGCAGTGCCTGCGGGTACCTACAAGCTGGCAACTGCGGGCCGCACCTTCGCCGAAACGGCAGCCCTTGGCTGGTGCCTCGCCCAATATGGGTTCGACCGCTACAAGGCAGCAAACGGCAAGACACCCGTGGTGCTGATGCTGCCGGACGGTGCCGACCCCGTGCCGGTGTGGCAAGAAGCCGAGGCGGTGACGCTGGTGCGCGATCTTGTCAACACACCGGCTGAAGACATGGGGCCGGACGCGCTGCAGGACGCCGCCGAGGAACTGGCTGAGGAATTCGGCGCCGCGATTTCCACCCTCGTTGGCGAGGAGCTGCTCGACGAAAATTACCCGATGATCCATGCGGTCGGCCGCGCAGCGGAAGCGGGGCGTGCCCCCCGCCTGATCGACATGACATGGGGCGACGAGGACGCGCCGAAAGTGACGCTTGTCGGCAAGGGCGTGTGTTTCGATACCGGCGGGCTGGACCTCAAGACCGCCTCCGGCATGCGGCTGATGAAGAAGGATATGGGCGGGGCTGCCCATGCGCTGGGCCTTGCCCGCCTGATCATGAGCCGTAACCTGCCGGTGTGCCTGCGGGTGCTTGTCCCGGCGGTTGAAAACTCGGTGTCTGGTTCGTCTTTCCGCCCCGGCGATGTGTTCCCGACCCGCAAGGGGCTTTCGGTCGAGATCGGCAACACGGACGCCGAAGGCCGGCTGGTCCTGTCGGACGCACTGACGGCTGCAAGCGAGGAAACGCCGGATATCCTGATCGATTTTGCGACCCTCACCGGCGCGGCGCGCGTGGCGCTCGGGCCGGAGCTGCCACCGGCTTATGCAAACGATGAGGGTGTCTGGAAAGCGCTTGAGAAAGCATCGGGCGACGTGCGCGACCCCATGTGGCGGATGCCGCTGCATACCGGCTACCGCGACGATCTGGACAGCCCCATTGCCGACCTTTGCAATTCGTCCGAAAGCGGCTTTGCGGGATCGATCACCGCAGCTCTTTTCCTGCAGCGGTTCGTGGGCGAGGGGCTCCCCTGGCTGCATTTCGATATCTATGCCTGGAACGCCAAGCCGCGCCCCGGCCGGCCCAAGGGCGGGGAGGCGCAGGTCATCCGTGCCATGCTCCGCTACCTTGAGGATCGCTTCGGCGCCTGA
- a CDS encoding 2Fe-2S iron-sulfur cluster-binding protein: MVKISVTNLAGQTRTIDADEGMSLMENIRANDFDDLQAICGGCCSCCTCHVYVEDGWYEKLPTQADDEAMLIEDSECFQPGKSRLSCQIEVSGDMEGLTVTIAPEV; the protein is encoded by the coding sequence ATGGTCAAGATTTCGGTCACCAATCTCGCAGGTCAGACGCGCACCATCGATGCCGACGAAGGCATGAGCCTGATGGAAAATATCCGCGCCAACGATTTCGACGATCTGCAAGCCATCTGCGGCGGCTGCTGTTCCTGCTGCACCTGCCACGTTTATGTGGAAGACGGCTGGTATGAAAAGCTCCCGACCCAGGCAGATGATGAAGCCATGCTGATCGAAGACAGCGAATGCTTCCAGCCGGGCAAAAGCCGCCTGTCGTGCCAGATCGAGGTCTCGGGCGACATGGAAGGCCTCACCGTCACCATCGCGCCTGAAGTTTAA
- the katG gene encoding catalase/peroxidase HPI — MFRKSMPLLAVLAMGVSSTALVNPAIAEETAAKTAHVAMKDGGPTNDYWWPNRLDLDPLRMNSAKSDPMGAGFDYAKEFATLDLEAVKKDIEAAMTSSQDWWPADYGHYGPFFIRMAWHSAGTYRVMDGRGGSDGGMQRFAPLNSWPDNANLDKARLLLWPIKQKYGDKISWGDLMVLTGTVAMESMGFKTFGFAGGRVDGWEPEEVYWGPEGEWLGDKRYSGERDLENPLAAVQMGLIYVNPEGPNGVPDPLLAAKDIRDTFGRMAMNDEETVALIAGGHTFGKAHGAADPSKYVGADPEAEGVEAQGQGWKSKYKSGKGADTITSGLEGAWTVSPTQWSMNYLENLYAFNWVKTKSPAGATQWVPDDPNAAEMVPDAYNPEKFHAPIMFTTDLALREDPEYAKITKRFLANPEEFELAFAKAWFKLTHRDLGPRSRYLGSMAPKEELAWQDPIPAVDYKLVDAADVKDLKAKILSSGLKTDELVRAAWSSAASFRGTDMRGGADGGRVRLAPQKDWAANDPAELQKVLKKLEGIQKDFNKAQKDGTKVSMADLIVLGGAAAIEDAAKKAGHPVEVPFTPGRNDATQAMTDVQSFSFLKPTADGFRNYFEAGNKRSPAEMLVEKAALLNLSVPEMTALVGGMRSLGANAGKAKHGVFTDQPGTLNNDFFVNLLDISTEWRKAEKTEGVYEGHDRATGKLKWTATPVDLAFGSNSELRAIAEVYAYADGEDKFVGDFVAAWTKVMNLGRY; from the coding sequence ATATTCAGAAAATCGATGCCTTTACTTGCAGTGCTGGCGATGGGCGTTTCGTCCACGGCACTGGTGAACCCTGCCATTGCGGAGGAGACTGCCGCCAAGACTGCCCATGTGGCAATGAAGGACGGCGGCCCGACCAATGATTACTGGTGGCCGAACCGGCTGGACCTTGACCCGCTTCGGATGAATTCGGCGAAATCCGACCCGATGGGGGCCGGTTTCGACTATGCGAAGGAATTCGCAACCCTCGACCTCGAGGCTGTTAAAAAGGATATCGAGGCGGCGATGACCTCCTCGCAGGACTGGTGGCCGGCTGACTATGGCCATTATGGCCCCTTCTTCATCCGCATGGCCTGGCACAGCGCCGGCACCTACCGCGTGATGGACGGCCGTGGCGGTTCGGACGGCGGCATGCAGCGCTTCGCGCCCTTGAACAGCTGGCCCGATAACGCCAACCTCGACAAGGCCAGGCTCCTGCTGTGGCCGATCAAACAGAAATATGGCGACAAGATTTCCTGGGGCGACCTGATGGTGCTCACCGGGACCGTTGCCATGGAATCGATGGGCTTCAAGACCTTCGGTTTCGCCGGTGGCCGTGTTGATGGCTGGGAACCCGAGGAAGTTTACTGGGGGCCTGAAGGCGAATGGCTTGGCGACAAGCGCTACAGCGGTGAACGCGATCTCGAAAACCCGCTCGCAGCTGTGCAGATGGGCCTCATCTATGTGAACCCGGAAGGCCCGAACGGCGTGCCCGATCCGCTCCTCGCCGCGAAGGATATCCGCGATACCTTCGGTCGCATGGCGATGAATGACGAAGAAACCGTGGCACTGATCGCCGGCGGTCACACCTTCGGCAAGGCGCACGGTGCGGCTGATCCGTCCAAATATGTAGGGGCTGATCCGGAAGCTGAAGGCGTTGAAGCGCAGGGCCAGGGCTGGAAAAGCAAATACAAGTCCGGCAAGGGCGCCGACACGATCACCTCGGGCCTTGAAGGCGCCTGGACGGTGAGCCCCACGCAGTGGAGCATGAACTATCTCGAAAACCTCTATGCCTTCAACTGGGTAAAGACGAAGAGCCCGGCCGGTGCCACGCAGTGGGTCCCCGATGATCCGAACGCGGCAGAGATGGTGCCGGATGCCTACAACCCGGAGAAGTTCCACGCGCCGATCATGTTCACGACCGACCTCGCGCTCCGCGAAGATCCTGAATATGCCAAGATCACCAAACGCTTCCTTGCAAACCCGGAAGAGTTTGAGCTTGCCTTCGCCAAGGCTTGGTTCAAGCTGACCCACCGTGACCTTGGTCCGCGTTCGCGTTACCTCGGCTCCATGGCGCCGAAGGAAGAACTGGCGTGGCAGGACCCGATCCCGGCGGTTGACTACAAGCTTGTCGATGCCGCTGACGTGAAGGACCTGAAGGCGAAGATCCTGTCGTCCGGGCTGAAGACGGATGAGCTTGTCCGTGCGGCATGGTCGTCGGCTGCAAGCTTCCGCGGGACCGACATGCGCGGCGGCGCCGATGGCGGCCGTGTTCGCCTCGCCCCGCAGAAGGACTGGGCTGCCAACGATCCGGCTGAACTGCAGAAGGTGCTGAAGAAGCTTGAAGGCATCCAAAAGGACTTCAACAAGGCCCAGAAAGACGGCACGAAAGTGTCGATGGCCGACCTGATCGTCCTTGGTGGTGCCGCAGCGATCGAAGATGCGGCGAAGAAGGCCGGGCATCCGGTTGAGGTTCCCTTCACGCCGGGCCGCAACGATGCCACGCAGGCGATGACGGACGTCCAGTCCTTCAGCTTCCTGAAGCCGACAGCTGACGGTTTCCGCAACTATTTCGAAGCGGGCAACAAACGCTCGCCCGCCGAAATGCTGGTGGAAAAAGCAGCGCTCCTCAATCTGTCGGTGCCGGAAATGACGGCGCTTGTGGGTGGTATGCGGTCGCTTGGTGCCAATGCCGGCAAAGCGAAGCACGGGGTCTTCACCGACCAGCCGGGCACGCTCAACAACGACTTCTTCGTCAATCTCCTCGATATCTCGACCGAGTGGAGGAAAGCGGAAAAGACCGAAGGCGTTTATGAAGGCCATGACCGGGCAACCGGCAAGCTGAAATGGACGGCAACGCCGGTCGATCTCGCCTTCGGCTCGAACAGCGAGCTGCGGGCGATTGCCGAGGTCTACGCTTACGCTGACGGCGAAGACAAGTTCGTGGGGGACTTCGTGGCCGCCTGGACCAAGGTGATGAACCTCGGTCGTTACTGA
- a CDS encoding MurR/RpiR family transcriptional regulator, producing the protein MEAGQSLFDCIRNETESFTKSERKVARVLLADYPAAGLQTVAELASRSAVSGQTVIRFVARLGFESYPAFQQHLIGEVKARSQTPLSRFEGQELPPGDHPAAAAFSVLEDGLRETLSRLPLAEFDRAVELLSDQKHPVVAVGGRTSQLVAHYLVLQLQQLRPRTAFVAEDAQARTRALMEMGRNTLAVVYDFRRYSESTRRFASAAAKAGATVLLITDPYLSPVAEVADIVLPVRIEFPTPFDSQAAAVALSEALVAAVTNRMDGSFADHMARYEKFRSQLSDDTSTAG; encoded by the coding sequence TTGGAAGCCGGTCAATCCTTGTTCGACTGTATCCGCAACGAGACGGAAAGCTTCACCAAATCGGAACGCAAGGTGGCGCGCGTGCTGCTTGCCGACTATCCCGCCGCGGGCCTGCAAACGGTGGCGGAGCTCGCCAGCCGCAGCGCGGTCAGCGGGCAGACGGTGATCCGCTTTGTTGCCCGGCTGGGGTTCGAAAGCTATCCGGCCTTCCAGCAGCATCTGATCGGCGAGGTGAAGGCAAGGAGCCAGACGCCGCTTTCGCGCTTTGAAGGGCAGGAGCTGCCTCCCGGCGATCATCCGGCGGCAGCTGCCTTTTCGGTGCTTGAAGATGGCCTCAGGGAAACCCTGTCGCGCCTGCCGCTTGCCGAGTTCGACCGCGCGGTCGAGCTGCTGAGTGACCAGAAGCACCCGGTGGTGGCCGTCGGCGGACGCACTTCGCAGCTTGTCGCCCATTATCTGGTGCTGCAGTTGCAGCAGCTGCGCCCGCGCACCGCCTTCGTGGCCGAGGACGCACAGGCGCGGACCCGTGCCCTGATGGAGATGGGCCGCAACACGCTGGCGGTTGTTTATGATTTCCGGCGCTACAGCGAAAGCACCCGCCGCTTCGCCAGTGCAGCTGCCAAGGCCGGCGCAACGGTGCTCTTGATCACCGATCCTTACCTGTCGCCGGTGGCGGAGGTTGCCGATATCGTGCTGCCGGTGCGGATCGAGTTTCCGACCCCGTTCGACAGCCAGGCGGCGGCGGTGGCTTTGAGCGAGGCGCTTGTTGCAGCGGTGACCAACCGGATGGATGGCAGCTTCGCCGATCATATGGCCCGCTATGAGAAATTCCGCAGCCAGCTAAGCGATGACACCAGCACGGCTGGTTGA
- the ahpC gene encoding alkyl hydroperoxide reductase subunit C: MSLINKSIPTFKAEAFHDGEFRTITDADVKGKWAIFIFYPADFTFVCPTELEDMAHHYEELQKLGVEVYSVSTDTHFSHKAWHDSSDAIGKIKFPMLGDPTGTITRGFDVMIEEDGLALRGTFLANPEGIIKVAEIHDLGIGRSAKDMVRKVKAAQYVATHDGEVCPAAWEEGQKTLTPSLDLVGKI; the protein is encoded by the coding sequence GTGAGCTTGATCAACAAATCGATCCCGACCTTCAAAGCCGAAGCCTTCCATGACGGCGAATTCCGCACCATCACCGATGCCGACGTGAAAGGCAAATGGGCGATCTTCATCTTCTACCCGGCCGACTTCACCTTCGTCTGCCCGACCGAACTTGAAGACATGGCCCATCACTATGAAGAGCTCCAGAAGCTCGGCGTTGAAGTTTACTCGGTCTCGACTGACACCCACTTCAGCCACAAGGCCTGGCACGATAGCTCGGATGCCATCGGCAAGATCAAGTTCCCGATGCTCGGCGACCCGACCGGTACCATCACCCGCGGTTTCGACGTGATGATCGAAGAAGACGGCCTTGCCCTGCGCGGCACCTTCCTCGCCAACCCCGAAGGCATCATCAAGGTTGCCGAAATCCACGACCTCGGCATCGGTCGCTCGGCCAAGGACATGGTCCGCAAGGTCAAGGCTGCCCAGTATGTCGCGACCCACGATGGTGAGGTCTGCCCGGCTGCCTGGGAAGAAGGCCAGAAGACCCTGACGCCGAGCCTCGACCTCGTCGGCAAGATCTAA
- the ahpF gene encoding alkyl hydroperoxide reductase subunit F — protein sequence MFNKETLDALKGYLASMQHDITFVLQTGEHAKRAELKEFLEAVASTSPRVALTERDTGGLLASPVSFLLERDGVDSGVRFSGIPAGHEFNSLILAVLHLSGTPIKLDDTIRGLIEGVAETLDFKVFVSLSCHNCPDVVQSLNQFAALNPEIRSEMIDGGVFPELVAEHNIQGVPTVILNGKPFATGKIDTSVIIAKLLEAYPHLKDGAAKKAEPLPLQDVTVIGGGPAGVSAAIYAARKGLKVTMIAERFGGQVKDTMGIENLISVPKTTGPELSNNLMAHLKDYEVTLKEHVRVETVEKGPIKRLTLTSGEVIATRSLIVATGAQWRQLGVPGERENIGQGVAYCPHCDGPFFKGRDVAVIGGGNSGIEAALDLAGIVKSVTVFEFLPELKADKVLVDQALKRSNITIVKNAATKEVTAADAKVNGLVYEDRATGEQKRWDGAGIFVQIGLVPNSKFMEGIVDMTRYGEIRINEKGETSEPGIYACGDVTTVPYKQIVVAMGEGAKASLAAFEYLMLNEAESLAA from the coding sequence ATGTTCAACAAGGAAACCCTCGACGCCCTCAAAGGCTATCTGGCCTCCATGCAGCATGACATCACCTTCGTGCTGCAGACGGGTGAGCACGCCAAGCGTGCCGAACTGAAAGAATTTCTGGAGGCCGTAGCCTCCACCTCCCCGCGCGTGGCCCTCACCGAGCGCGACACCGGAGGCCTGCTCGCTAGCCCCGTCAGCTTCCTTCTGGAACGCGACGGCGTGGACAGCGGCGTGCGCTTCTCCGGCATCCCGGCAGGCCACGAGTTCAATTCGCTGATCCTTGCAGTGCTGCATCTCTCCGGCACGCCGATCAAGCTGGATGACACGATCCGCGGCCTGATCGAAGGCGTGGCCGAAACTTTGGACTTCAAGGTTTTCGTCAGCCTGTCGTGCCACAATTGCCCGGACGTGGTTCAAAGCCTCAACCAGTTTGCGGCCCTCAACCCCGAGATCCGCAGCGAGATGATCGATGGCGGCGTCTTCCCGGAACTTGTGGCTGAGCACAATATCCAGGGCGTGCCGACGGTGATCCTGAACGGCAAGCCGTTCGCCACCGGCAAGATCGATACGTCGGTCATCATCGCCAAGCTTCTGGAAGCCTATCCGCACCTGAAAGACGGTGCCGCGAAGAAAGCCGAACCCCTGCCCCTGCAGGACGTGACAGTGATCGGCGGCGGCCCGGCCGGTGTGAGTGCCGCCATCTATGCCGCCCGCAAGGGCCTGAAGGTGACGATGATTGCCGAACGCTTCGGCGGTCAGGTCAAGGATACGATGGGAATCGAGAACCTCATTTCCGTGCCCAAAACCACCGGCCCCGAGCTTTCGAACAACCTGATGGCGCACCTCAAGGACTATGAAGTGACGCTGAAGGAGCATGTCCGCGTCGAGACGGTTGAAAAAGGCCCGATCAAACGTCTGACACTGACCTCCGGTGAAGTGATTGCCACCCGCAGCCTGATCGTCGCGACCGGCGCCCAGTGGCGCCAGCTGGGCGTGCCCGGCGAGCGCGAGAATATCGGCCAGGGCGTGGCTTACTGCCCGCACTGCGACGGCCCCTTCTTCAAAGGACGCGACGTGGCGGTGATCGGCGGTGGCAACTCGGGCATCGAGGCAGCCCTTGATCTCGCCGGGATCGTGAAATCCGTCACCGTGTTCGAGTTCCTGCCCGAACTGAAGGCCGACAAGGTTCTCGTCGATCAGGCCCTGAAGCGCAGCAACATCACGATCGTGAAGAATGCCGCGACGAAGGAAGTGACCGCCGCCGACGCCAAGGTGAACGGCCTTGTCTACGAAGACCGCGCGACGGGCGAACAGAAGCGCTGGGACGGCGCCGGCATCTTCGTGCAGATCGGCCTTGTTCCGAACAGCAAGTTCATGGAAGGCATCGTTGACATGACCCGCTACGGCGAGATCAGGATCAACGAGAAGGGCGAAACCTCGGAGCCCGGCATCTATGCCTGCGGCGACGTGACGACCGTGCCCTACAAGCAGATCGTGGTTGCCATGGGCGAAGGCGCCAAGGCATCGCTCGCCGCCTTCGAATATCTGATGCTCAACGAGGCCGAAAGCCTCGCCGCCTGA